In Desulfomonile tiedjei DSM 6799, a genomic segment contains:
- a CDS encoding FadR/GntR family transcriptional regulator, which yields MKQFKPLKSRKYAAEVAAQIKRTIFDGTYGPGDKLPSESQLAQVFEVSTVSIRQAIRVLESSGLVCTKRGAEGGVFVAEADTLAVSTYLSDMLQLKRVRLGDLTMARLIFEPEIASVAAEVWKGDELTELEHNVSMTQAALDAGEIKQARINNLNFHRIICKLTKNPVVIFTLNSVMDVLKDNVRETEIDEEFVRNELIAHKTILDNIRFRNVGMAHDQMRVHIRTVHERLSEVQKLSPEKK from the coding sequence TTGAAGCAGTTCAAGCCTCTAAAGTCCAGAAAATACGCTGCCGAAGTAGCTGCTCAGATCAAGAGAACCATCTTCGACGGCACCTACGGACCTGGTGACAAGCTTCCGTCGGAGAGTCAACTGGCCCAAGTTTTTGAAGTGAGCACAGTCTCCATTCGGCAGGCCATCCGTGTCCTGGAGAGTTCCGGTCTGGTTTGCACAAAGCGAGGTGCCGAAGGTGGCGTCTTTGTGGCCGAAGCGGATACCTTAGCGGTAAGCACCTATTTGTCTGACATGCTTCAACTGAAAAGGGTCAGGCTAGGCGACTTGACCATGGCGCGTCTCATCTTTGAACCCGAAATTGCCAGCGTAGCTGCAGAGGTGTGGAAAGGCGACGAACTGACGGAATTGGAGCACAATGTTTCCATGACTCAAGCTGCTTTGGATGCTGGCGAGATAAAGCAAGCCCGAATAAATAACCTCAACTTTCATCGTATCATCTGCAAACTCACCAAAAATCCGGTTGTAATTTTCACGTTAAATTCGGTCATGGATGTCTTGAAGGACAATGTCCGAGAGACTGAGATTGATGAGGAATTCGTCCGGAACGAGTTGATTGCTCACAAAACCATTCTCGACAACATACGTTTCAGAAACGTTGGTATGGCTCACGATCAGATGCGTGTCCACATACGTACGGTCCACGAGAGGCTCTCAGAGGTTCAAAAATTGAGTCCTGAGAAGAAATGA